ATCCATGTCATTCTCTCACAGCTCGGATTCTCCACCGACCCTGACAAACAGAAGGGGGAGACCAAGGAAGAAGGACCCAAAGCATGTCGTATTAATGGATTCTATTCGAAAGGCAAGTAGAAGGAGTCTATCAGccaaaattaaaagaaatttgCAACAAAATCTTATTAATGTCACTGTAGATTTAGATGAGGAGTTTGGCAATGCGCAAAAACAATTCTGTAATAATGTCAGAATTGAGGAGCTCGCAGAATCTATTGCGGATGATGATTTGGAGAACCAACAAATGAAGGAGGGTAACTAGGTTTTTGGTTTGGGGTTATGGAGACTTGCCCTCAAAAGTCTCCACAAACAACCATGATCGTCCTAACTTGGAATTGCCGAGGGCTGGGGAGACCTTTGGCCATTCAGGAATTGACAGATGTCCTCAGAAGTCGGAACCCAAATGTATTTCGAAAACAAAAAGGGATAGAGGTAACTTTTTTAATCTTGCCAAGAAACTCAATTTTATTCATACTGCGTATGTCGATCCAGTTGGAAGGTCTGGTGAATTTGTCGTGTGTTGGAAAGTAGGGTAATGTGCAACATTACCCTCCAAACAAAGAATTTGGTTATTGTTATTATCTCCTCGGACCCTCCTGGAAAATTTTGGGAGCTTATGGATGTGTATGACCCACCAGCCTATTCGGAGAAACATCAATTTTTGGCGAAGTTCAAGAACAAGGTGCTTAATAATATGCATCCTTGTGTGGAAATTGGGGACCTCAATGGGACCCTGCTAGATGTGGAAACTATCAACTACAGGAAGATAGGGAATTCTTCACAATATTCTTATGAGCTGCGAAGTATGGCGTCAAGAACGGGAATGGTTGATCTTTGGGCGCAAGGCACACCATTCACTTGGCGACAAAAGACAAAATATGTGGGAACCTGAGTGATTATTAAAAAAACGAGATTGGATCTAGCTTTGGCATGCGTTGACTAAAGGGTGAACTTTCCTAGAGCTACACTTACTAACGTCCCATCCGTTAGCTTGGATCATAATCCTATTATCTTGAATACTAATAGGGATTATTCAAGGGGAGGATAATAATTTAAATACTTCAATATGTGGAATAAGGACAAGAGGTCTCTTTGCATGATCAAGAAAACATGGAACCAGGTTTAATATCCTAATCCCATGCTGaattttcacaaacaaaaaaaatggtaCATACCCTCAGGGAGCTCGCGATGTAGAATCAGTGTTAGTTTAGAAACATCTCCCAACAAGTCTGAGATACTAAAAGATATGTTAATGAAACTAAGATGAACGAACAAGTTAATAGTACTTGGTTGGAGGCTGAAAAAGAGAAGCTTGAGGAGGCCTTATTGTGTGAAGAATTATTTTGGAGGCAGAAATCGAGGATCCAATGGCTCAAAGAGGGTGGTCGAAGCACCAAATTCTTTCATGTTCATACTCTTGTGAAGAGACGTAGGAATGCCATTTTGCATCTCAAAGGCCTAGATGGGAAATGGATGGAGGGGGCACATCAAATAGCAACTATTTTCCAAAACCATCATTCGGAAGTGTATGGGCCGAATAGAGGTAAACATAAGGCTAAATTGGAAGAACTAATATTCAAAGTTATTTCTGATGATCAAAACAATGGTTTAATTGAGATATTGGATGCTGATGAAATTCAGAAAACGTTGAACAAAATGGGTGTGGATAAGGCCCCATGTCCTGATGGGATGTCATTCTCTTTCTACAAGCACCATTGGGAGACAGTGCAAAAGGACCTAATAAATATGGTGCAATTCTTCTTTTATAATAATGGGCTGCTCATGTAcataaaaaatactaattttgtgtTCATCCCTAAGAAGGAGAATCCAGTGGAAGTTAGAGACTACTGGCTGATTGCGCTTTGTAATGTGTCATACAAAATCATCTCaaaaagtgtaacgacccaaaatttgctaataaggcttaagggccttcgttagtgtgtcaggagggcatacttgttatttatgtgaattaatgataaaatgcatgactatgtggcatggctgattttatgattatgtggagatgattaagtgcatgtttatgagtattaaatatgcatgtgggccctgttttgcttataagggaatatttataattttggcccatagagggcataaatgtaattatatgtgataaattgttgataccacattattatgtggatatatttgcagcatatggctcgagacggtcatagtgagcggattggcgaaatagtcacgacggagatttatacccggctcaggggagcctgggggtattttgaggaaatttagaaaatataacggggattattagacattgggtaaataattggtgattaactgGATGACAAAATTTAAGTGGAAAataataggaacactcgaggaattagcgggaactgggagcaaaatgaccaaattaccctttgCGCACCCTTGAGAGATTTAAATGGTTAGAAAGGAAAGTGTGTCATTTGGTTGTGGAGGATATACTCTGTTTTTTTAGAATAAAACAGAAAGATATAGAATAATctaaggaaaaagaagaaagaaagaaaagtctctcagctctctctctcccactcATCACTCATGtgttccctctctctctccctcttgtgtGGGGCTTTGAATTTGCTGAAGAAAAAGAGCATAGGTCTTGAGAGCTGGTTTTGAGGGAAGTAAAGAGTGGGATCAATTTGAAGAAGGAGTTGCAGCCACCCACACCTAGGATTTCAAAATTTGGGGAAGAAGGTAAGAATTTCATGTTCTGGTTTTAGGTTTTCACTTGTTCTTGGGAGTTTTGGattttaatttatgaatttgGGTTTGTGATGAAGTTGTGAGGAACTTGAGCTCGGGACTTTGAGTGCTGAAGCTTGGAGTGGTATTGGGGGTAGCCTAGGGTCAAAATTCTCTTTgaggtaatgatttctagcccTTGAATGTTATGGGTTTTCTAGTTTTTAGTTAGGGTTCTTGAGCTTCAGAGCTCagttttgatttttgtgtttGGTGAGGGTTTTAGCCAAGTTTTTTATGTCATTAGGATTTTTTGGATGAGATATAGGGAATTATTAACTCAATTTagtgtttgattgatgattggaGTGAGTTCTTAGAGCTTTGGCTCGAGAAAGTTCGAagggagaaacccagaaattttcatTTCTGGTGCTAGCGCCGTAGCACTAGGTTGAGAGTGCTACATCGCTAGGCTGCATTTCTGGGGGGCTTAGGTTTCTgattgtagcactgtagcgcccctcttgtagcgctaccctgcctccagaacctgatttttgggtacttttttgAGTTGTTCTAcaggggctcgggggtcgattccaccaccccgttttgtGGAATCGGACtccccgagagcttgggattggccTTGAAGTTGGTTTACGAAATCGAATtataatgagggttctatttgtggtttgtgactaggtttatcaccaaggctcggAGCTAAGGACCGTGTTCGGAACCATTTCACCTTTTTCGCTCGGAaagtaaaggtaagaaaactgcaacctTTTGTGTGGTTGTGataggactaagggctccctatatctgATTAaaattgttgtatgattatgatatgccatgtgaacatgcaataaatgacctaagagtgccagaattgatatttgcgcacatgacgcggctcgaccactggtatctgaggttaattaaataatcacagagcttggcctaagcgagccagagctagtgggttaaacactgggctcggcctaagtgagccatagACAgggggttaaacagagggtgcgacctaagggtgtcgaccctaaatattgtatgatatgtttactattgttaaactaatgattatggcatgttgaatacctAGATGATAGATTATTGATTTGTCAATTATTAACACTGATTATGTGAATTCCATGGactgctgaatatctggttaatgttttatgaattatttggttatcgatattgattatGCAATTAGGTTATGGTTTTCTTGCCAGgcctcagctcatgggtgctacgtggtgcaggtaaaggcaatggtaagatagatcaaccatgggttggagagctctaagggtgaggtgtacattgtcaactgctcggccgccatggttgagggattgtacaggggcGGAAACCTAAACtgtttatttttccattagagtggcattgattatttataacttttggaaattttgtaaatatgtcatttaaaccctgttttgggatctcgtgtactaaacattcattttaatgaaaacgaactgtttatgaccaaaatcttttaatcctaacaTGTATATggctttagattcacatttttatttgaatgacttgattagcaagtcttgcactattttaaacacacagtgtaacagtcttggttatcgaGGATGTTACAAAAAGTTTGGCCTCCCGACTCAAAAGTTTTCTCCCATCCATCATTTCTCCATCACAGTCAGTGTTTGTTCAAGGGCGAATCATCCACGACAACACTATGGTTTCTCGGGAGATCATTCATTCAATGAAAATAAGAACGTTGACattgtttttcatcaacttatatatgaagagcactaaaaaATGTTGATGACAGAAGAATTCACTAGCTTTTATGTGGCTCAACAGTTAAAATTtgcatagtccacgagtcaatatttcTCTCAATACTTTCACAATGCTTGTTCAGGAAGAAATTTGGCAGAGTATACTCTAGTACAATTTGTGTCTGACTACAAATGAAATTCcctaggctatttatagacctggttgatagaatatcttccccttattttgggaagttacaatcaatcatttaaatttgaaattagtacaaataaatgcattaattacataatatcccatgataataggAATTTAATTAtctgataacaacaaatccctaaggaatatcGATTTCCTAACAGTTTCCGAATGCAAAATGTGTCCCTGGGCTCGATTGTAAGGCTGATACGCTTTTCAAGACCGATCCAGACTTTGAGCTCGCCATTATAATCaacctcctcctcatctagtgACTTTGTCGACCTCACTCTTCGAAGGAGATCAGTGACTTCGAGCCTGCAACTTACGCTCGAACAATGTCACTCATGCTCGAGTGTTAATAACTGACCAGACCTTGAATCATGTCAATTTATACAGGTGCACAGCCAacacttgttattttcgagcttaacCATTTCATCactacatttcgaggctatttatttattctcaaaattttggGTGTAatatttttccccctcaaaagtgttggctcgaatcctctgagaaggaaacttttgaacttcactttcgaaaaacgtgtccacctaccacactcgagcaTGGACATGTGTCATTGGGAGATTGCATAccgagagtacttgagtaccttccTATCTGCACACGTCCTTTCATATGTCATTTTTGCCACCAACTTTTTGGAATCAAACATGGCCCATTAGATGGTGTTTTAACCCAAATCAAGGGCTCAGATTTCCCTATCCTTTGACATTCCTTTTGCCTATTTAAACCCCatcttcaccttcttcttcttcacttttgcATTTCAAccttttagaaagaaaaaatacGAACCAGAAGAAAAACACGAACCATAttttttctttgcatgttctccaaacctaAAAAACAAAGTGTCTTTTCCACCTTTGGCTCTGTGAAACCGTTCCTACTACCCCTTCTACAATCGACGATTTCCTCGTATCCGTAGTCCACTTTGTGTAAGTTCT
This genomic interval from Humulus lupulus chromosome 8, drHumLupu1.1, whole genome shotgun sequence contains the following:
- the LOC133795872 gene encoding uncharacterized protein LOC133795872 translates to MNEQVNSTWLEAEKEKLEEALLCEELFWRQKSRIQWLKEGGRSTKFFHVHTLVKRRRNAILHLKGLDGKWMEGAHQIATIFQNHHSEVYGPNRGKHKAKLEELIFKVISDDQNNGLIEILDADEIQKTLNKMGVDKAPCPDGMSFSFYKHHWETVQKDLINMVQFFFYNNGLLMYIKNTNFVFIPKKENPVEVRDYWLIALSKLKDALKASQAKFASSEPNVNDLKAELDTKTADFNAARVKIDCLKAEMIAAKAETERLKEEKNSAFEILEDEKHMLEEFKAKKDWATNWAMYMMWSLNPEMDTSFLQDKEWLADEEVTTATLDGRGEEEKVEEVESASTDKQKIVF